In one window of Falsibacillus pallidus DNA:
- a CDS encoding gamma-type small acid-soluble spore protein, translated as MAKQPNKTQAGTSVQHVKQQNAQAGQQAGAAQQYGTEFAAETNATNAQEVKQQNQQSEAKKNQASGNQAQQ; from the coding sequence ATGGCAAAACAACCAAACAAAACTCAAGCAGGTACAAGCGTACAACACGTGAAACAACAAAACGCTCAAGCTGGTCAACAAGCTGGTGCAGCTCAACAATACGGTACTGAGTTTGCAGCTGAGACTAACGCTACTAACGCTCAAGAAGTTAAACAACAAAACCAACAATCTGAAGCTAAGAAAAACCAAGCTTCAGGAAACCAAGCTCAACAATAA
- a CDS encoding YgaB family protein: protein MSHFNKMVSEQLETMEKLLFMQSEIERCQELELELAELQEEAKLESVKEQIIMMKKELHEIQRAFEEQTDEVIRSYQEMKLFA, encoded by the coding sequence GTGTCTCATTTTAATAAAATGGTGTCTGAGCAGCTGGAGACGATGGAGAAGCTATTATTTATGCAGTCAGAAATTGAGCGGTGCCAGGAACTTGAGTTGGAGCTTGCAGAACTGCAGGAGGAGGCGAAGCTGGAATCTGTAAAGGAACAGATCATCATGATGAAGAAGGAGCTCCATGAAATTCAGCGGGCGTTTGAGGAGCAAACGGATGAAGTTATACGGTCTTATCAGGAAATGAAGCTATTCGCTTGA
- the ntdP gene encoding nucleoside tri-diphosphate phosphatase, whose protein sequence is MAVPVEGETLQIHSYKHDGHLHRVWDETMVLKGTKNLVIGGNDRTIVTESDGRTWVTREPAICYFHGELWFNIIGMIREDGIYYYCNLSSPFVYDNEALKYIDYDLDIKVFPDMTFNLLDEDEYEQHRRQMGYPDVIDQILQRNVDKLVRWIRQRKGPFAPDFIDIWYERYLTYRR, encoded by the coding sequence ATGGCAGTACCGGTCGAGGGAGAAACGTTGCAGATCCACAGCTATAAGCATGATGGCCATTTACATAGAGTTTGGGATGAAACGATGGTATTGAAAGGAACAAAAAATCTTGTCATTGGCGGAAATGATCGGACGATAGTGACGGAATCGGATGGACGGACGTGGGTTACAAGAGAGCCGGCCATATGTTATTTTCACGGGGAATTATGGTTCAATATCATCGGAATGATCAGGGAAGATGGGATTTACTACTATTGCAATCTAAGCTCCCCATTCGTGTATGACAATGAGGCGCTGAAATATATCGACTACGATCTGGATATCAAAGTGTTTCCGGATATGACGTTCAATTTGCTCGATGAGGATGAATATGAGCAGCACCGCCGGCAAATGGGCTATCCGGATGTCATCGATCAAATTTTGCAGCGCAATGTGGACAAGCTTGTCCGCTGGATCAGACAGCGAAAAGGTCCCTTTGCGCCTGACTTTATTGATATTTGGTATGAAAGGTATTTGACTTACCGCCGTTGA
- a CDS encoding ABC transporter ATP-binding protein, translating to MDSIKRYMRFVKPYKWQIIGTIIIGIIKFIIPLLIPVLIKYVIDDVINNHGMTADQKTHHLLLVMGGMVVVFVILRPPVEYYRQYFAQWTGNKILYDIRDKLFTHIQKLSFKYYANTRAGEVISRVINDVEQTKNFVITGLMNVWLDGATILIAIVIMLTMNVPLTIVSLIIFPFYGLSVRYFFGNLRKLTRERSQALAEVQGYLHERVQGMPVIKSFAIEDYEQVQFDRENSNFLQKALNHTNWNAKAFAVVNTLTDVAPLLIIGFSGYQVINGSLSLGTMVAFIAYIDRLYNPLRRMVNSSTTITQAIASMDRVFQLFDEKYDIDDSPGAIECRNVKGDIHFDHVSFTYDEKDGPVLKDIDLHIRSGETIALVGMSGGGKSSLVSLIPRFYDVTGGRILLDGTDIRKFRVRSLRDKIGMVLQDNILFSESVKTNILLGKPDATDEEVFAAAKAANAHDFILGLPDGYDTKVGERGVKLSGGQKQRIAIARVFIKNPPLLVLDEATSALDLESEHLIQEALEKLAKDRTTFIVAHRLSTITHADRIVLIEHGRIAEVGSHEELMRLEGNYHKLFQVQQLDH from the coding sequence ATGGATAGCATCAAAAGATATATGCGTTTTGTCAAACCTTACAAATGGCAGATCATTGGGACCATCATCATTGGAATTATTAAATTCATCATTCCGCTTCTCATTCCGGTCCTGATTAAATATGTCATCGATGATGTCATCAACAACCATGGGATGACGGCGGATCAAAAAACGCATCACCTGCTCCTTGTCATGGGCGGGATGGTAGTGGTTTTCGTCATCCTTCGTCCGCCTGTGGAATATTACAGGCAATACTTTGCTCAATGGACAGGGAACAAGATTTTATATGACATTCGCGATAAACTTTTCACTCATATTCAAAAGCTGAGCTTTAAATATTATGCCAACACTCGTGCAGGGGAAGTCATTTCCCGCGTGATCAACGACGTGGAGCAGACAAAGAACTTCGTCATCACCGGATTGATGAACGTCTGGCTTGATGGGGCAACGATTCTCATTGCCATTGTGATCATGCTGACGATGAATGTACCGTTGACGATTGTTTCATTGATTATTTTTCCGTTCTATGGATTGTCTGTCCGCTACTTCTTCGGGAATTTGCGGAAGCTCACCCGCGAACGTTCCCAGGCGCTTGCAGAGGTTCAAGGATATCTTCATGAGCGGGTGCAGGGGATGCCCGTCATCAAAAGCTTTGCCATTGAGGATTATGAGCAGGTGCAATTTGACCGGGAAAATTCAAATTTCCTTCAGAAAGCCCTGAATCATACGAATTGGAATGCAAAAGCATTTGCTGTCGTCAATACGCTGACGGATGTTGCACCGCTTTTGATTATTGGCTTTTCAGGCTATCAGGTCATCAATGGCAGCTTGTCGCTCGGGACAATGGTTGCCTTCATTGCTTATATCGACAGGCTGTACAATCCGCTGCGCCGCATGGTCAATTCATCGACGACGATCACACAGGCGATTGCATCAATGGACCGCGTTTTCCAATTATTTGATGAAAAATATGATATTGATGATTCTCCGGGTGCCATTGAATGCCGGAATGTTAAAGGGGACATTCATTTCGATCATGTAAGCTTTACATATGACGAGAAGGACGGTCCGGTCCTGAAGGATATCGATCTGCATATAAGAAGCGGGGAAACCATCGCGCTTGTAGGAATGAGCGGCGGCGGAAAGTCATCCCTTGTCAGCTTGATTCCGCGATTTTATGATGTGACTGGCGGACGAATCCTTCTGGACGGTACGGATATAAGGAAATTCAGGGTAAGAAGCCTGCGCGATAAAATCGGGATGGTGCTCCAGGATAATATTTTGTTCAGCGAGTCCGTCAAGACAAATATCCTCCTTGGAAAGCCGGATGCAACTGATGAAGAAGTGTTCGCAGCGGCAAAAGCAGCCAATGCCCATGACTTCATTCTCGGCCTTCCTGATGGCTATGATACAAAAGTCGGGGAGCGGGGAGTGAAGCTTTCAGGAGGCCAAAAACAGCGGATCGCCATTGCCAGGGTGTTCATCAAGAATCCGCCGCTTCTCGTTTTGGATGAAGCCACTTCTGCATTAGATCTTGAAAGTGAGCATCTCATCCAGGAAGCACTGGAGAAGCTTGCGAAAGATCGAACAACATTTATTGTGGCCCACAGACTATCAACGATTACACACGCTGACCGCATTGTCCTTATCGAACACGGCCGGATTGCAGAGGTCGGTTCCCATGAAGAATTAATGCGGCTTGAAGGAAATTACCATAAACTGTTCCAGGTCCAGCAATTGGACCACTAA
- a CDS encoding ABC transporter ATP-binding protein, with translation MAHERTVLSVEKLQTSFFTDEGEIPAVDGVDFHVNEGEILGIVGESGCGKSVTSLSIMGLVPKPPGKITGGKILFQNEDLTKASERRMRQIRGNDIAMIFQEPMTSLNPLFTIGNQLMEAIKIHNKWPKAKIKARAVEIMKMVGLPRAEELMEEYPHQLSGGMRQRVMIAMAMVCDPKLLIADEPTTALDVTIQAQILKLMKDLNTKLNTAIILITHDLGVVAEVCDRLVVMYSGKVVEEGDVKTIFTNPQHPYTKGLIQSVPDMRKKQQRLYSIPGNVPRPGSVKEGCRFAQRCEFAFDRCWKENPELYETDSNHQTRCFLHENKVGVTV, from the coding sequence TTGGCACATGAGCGTACAGTACTATCTGTAGAGAAATTACAGACATCCTTCTTTACCGATGAAGGAGAGATTCCAGCTGTAGATGGAGTGGACTTCCACGTAAATGAAGGAGAGATCCTTGGAATCGTAGGGGAGTCAGGATGCGGAAAGAGCGTCACATCCCTTTCCATCATGGGATTGGTTCCGAAGCCCCCGGGAAAGATCACCGGCGGGAAGATCCTATTCCAAAATGAAGATTTGACGAAAGCATCAGAACGAAGGATGAGGCAGATCCGCGGCAATGATATCGCTATGATATTCCAAGAGCCTATGACATCCTTAAATCCCCTTTTCACGATTGGGAATCAATTGATGGAAGCCATCAAAATACATAATAAGTGGCCAAAAGCAAAAATCAAGGCACGGGCCGTCGAAATCATGAAGATGGTTGGACTTCCAAGGGCAGAAGAGCTTATGGAAGAATATCCGCATCAGCTTTCCGGCGGGATGAGGCAGCGCGTAATGATCGCAATGGCGATGGTGTGCGACCCGAAGCTCCTCATAGCAGATGAACCGACGACGGCGCTTGACGTGACCATCCAGGCTCAAATCCTAAAGTTAATGAAGGATCTTAATACAAAATTGAACACAGCCATCATTTTGATCACCCACGACTTAGGTGTGGTGGCAGAGGTTTGCGACAGGCTCGTGGTCATGTATTCAGGAAAGGTTGTGGAGGAGGGGGATGTCAAAACCATCTTCACCAATCCTCAGCATCCTTACACAAAAGGGTTGATCCAATCGGTTCCGGATATGCGAAAGAAGCAGCAGAGGCTCTATTCCATCCCTGGCAACGTGCCAAGACCAGGCTCGGTCAAAGAAGGATGCCGCTTCGCCCAGCGCTGTGAATTTGCATTCGACCGCTGCTGGAAGGAGAATCCGGAGCTTTATGAAACAGATTCGAACCACCAAACCAGATGCTTCCTGCATGAAAACAAAGTAGGTGTGACGGTATGA
- a CDS encoding ABC transporter ATP-binding protein, producing MTESLIEIQDLKKHFPLTGGVFGKTVGHVKAVDGVSFSVRKGETLGIVGESGCGKSTTGRMLLRLIEPSEGSIKFEGKDITNLSKKDMRALRRDMQMVFQDPFASLNPRHTVEKILEEPLIVHGIGNAAERKQKVKEMLEVVGLSSYYAKRYPHQFSGGQRQRIGIARALMTRPKLIIADEPVSALDVSIQSQVLNLLEDLQKEFDLTYIFIAHDLGVVRHISDRVGVMYLGRMAELSDSDKLYEKPLHPYTQALLSAVPIPDPDFKRETILLQGDIPSPSNPPKGCAFHTRCPHSMEVCKSITPVFQEAEPGHYVACHLYSEDSSMTNK from the coding sequence ATGACAGAATCATTGATCGAAATCCAGGATTTGAAAAAACACTTCCCCTTGACGGGGGGCGTCTTCGGAAAAACAGTCGGACATGTCAAAGCAGTGGACGGCGTCTCCTTTTCAGTAAGGAAAGGGGAGACACTCGGCATCGTTGGGGAAAGCGGATGCGGAAAGTCCACTACAGGAAGGATGCTTTTAAGATTAATAGAGCCTTCCGAAGGGTCCATTAAATTTGAAGGCAAAGACATTACCAATCTATCAAAAAAAGACATGCGCGCATTGAGACGGGACATGCAGATGGTCTTCCAGGATCCGTTTGCTTCCTTGAATCCAAGGCATACGGTGGAGAAAATCCTTGAAGAGCCGCTGATCGTCCATGGAATCGGCAATGCCGCAGAAAGAAAGCAAAAAGTAAAAGAAATGCTCGAGGTCGTAGGCTTGAGCAGCTACTACGCCAAACGCTATCCGCATCAATTCAGCGGCGGGCAGAGACAGAGGATCGGCATTGCAAGGGCATTGATGACGCGTCCTAAGCTGATCATTGCCGATGAACCGGTTTCGGCTCTCGATGTTTCCATCCAGTCGCAGGTGTTGAATCTATTAGAAGACCTGCAGAAGGAATTTGATCTTACTTATATCTTCATTGCCCATGATTTAGGGGTCGTAAGGCATATCAGCGACCGCGTCGGGGTGATGTATTTAGGAAGGATGGCGGAGCTCTCAGACAGCGACAAGCTATATGAAAAGCCGCTTCATCCATATACACAGGCATTATTATCAGCTGTCCCGATTCCGGATCCGGACTTCAAGAGGGAAACAATTCTCCTTCAAGGCGATATCCCGAGTCCGTCCAATCCGCCTAAGGGTTGTGCATTTCACACAAGATGTCCACATAGTATGGAAGTATGCAAGTCTATTACTCCAGTATTTCAAGAAGCTGAACCTGGTCATTATGTTGCCTGCCATCTGTATTCAGAAGACAGCAGCATGACAAATAAATAA
- a CDS encoding ABC transporter substrate-binding protein — protein sequence MGSALAGCSSKSSNGNSSKGGESAQDTLIFGRGGDSVGLDPAAVTDGESFKVTKNIFETLVEFGRQDTEIHEGLATKWDVSPDGLTYTFDLREGVKFQDGTDFNADAVVYNFNRWMNGDADKFPYYASMFGGYKGDEGHVIADVKALDKYKVQFTLKRPQAPFLKNLAMSPFAIASPAAIDKYGDKFTENPVGTGPFKFVSWSRNDKVVIEKNKDYWKKGYPKLNKVIFKSIPENSARLNALKNGEIDLADGINPSDADGIKADSNLQLFERPSMNVGYLGFTVTRKPFDNVKVRQALNMAIDRQAIIDAFFGGKGVPAKNPMPPVIGGYDDDIQPYEFNLDKAKQLLAEAGYPDGFEMELWAMPVPRPYMPDGKKIAEAIQSNFAKIGVKAKIVSYEWATYLEKASKGEADAYLLGWTGDNGDADNFLYALLDKDSIGSNNYSYYSNDKLHDILIKAQSEVDEGKRNELYKQAQEIIHEDAPWAPLAHSTPLLAGSAKLKGFYPHPTGSDWLDEASFE from the coding sequence ATGGGCAGTGCCCTAGCAGGGTGCAGCTCAAAATCATCAAACGGGAATTCATCAAAAGGTGGGGAATCCGCGCAAGATACATTGATCTTTGGCCGCGGCGGTGATTCTGTCGGGCTGGATCCAGCAGCAGTAACAGATGGGGAATCATTCAAAGTTACCAAGAATATTTTCGAAACACTTGTTGAATTCGGAAGACAAGATACTGAAATCCATGAAGGATTGGCAACGAAGTGGGATGTTTCCCCGGATGGTTTGACTTATACATTCGACCTTCGTGAAGGCGTCAAATTCCAAGATGGAACAGATTTCAACGCTGATGCAGTTGTTTACAACTTCAACCGCTGGATGAACGGCGATGCTGACAAGTTCCCTTACTATGCATCCATGTTCGGTGGATACAAAGGCGACGAAGGACATGTAATCGCAGATGTTAAAGCTCTTGATAAGTACAAAGTACAGTTCACGCTTAAGCGTCCACAGGCTCCATTCTTAAAGAACCTGGCAATGAGCCCGTTCGCAATCGCGAGCCCGGCTGCCATCGATAAATACGGCGACAAATTCACTGAAAACCCAGTTGGTACAGGTCCATTCAAATTTGTCAGCTGGTCCCGCAATGACAAAGTGGTCATCGAAAAGAACAAAGACTACTGGAAAAAAGGCTATCCTAAGCTGAACAAAGTCATCTTCAAATCAATTCCTGAAAACTCAGCACGTCTGAATGCCTTGAAAAACGGCGAAATCGATCTTGCTGATGGAATCAATCCAAGTGATGCTGACGGAATTAAAGCTGACAGCAATCTTCAATTGTTCGAGCGTCCTTCTATGAACGTCGGATACCTTGGCTTCACTGTAACAAGAAAGCCATTTGACAACGTTAAAGTTCGCCAGGCATTGAACATGGCAATCGACCGTCAAGCCATCATCGATGCATTCTTCGGTGGTAAAGGTGTACCAGCGAAAAACCCTATGCCTCCAGTAATCGGCGGCTATGACGATGATATCCAACCGTATGAATTCAACCTGGACAAAGCAAAGCAATTGCTTGCTGAAGCTGGCTATCCTGATGGATTCGAAATGGAACTTTGGGCAATGCCTGTACCGCGTCCATATATGCCGGATGGAAAGAAAATTGCTGAAGCAATCCAATCCAATTTCGCTAAAATCGGCGTAAAAGCTAAAATCGTTTCTTATGAGTGGGCTACTTACCTGGAAAAAGCTTCTAAAGGTGAGGCAGATGCCTACCTATTAGGATGGACTGGCGATAACGGAGACGCTGACAACTTCCTATATGCATTGCTTGATAAAGACAGCATCGGAAGCAACAACTACTCTTACTACAGCAATGACAAATTGCACGATATCCTGATCAAGGCTCAATCTGAAGTAGATGAAGGAAAACGCAACGAGTTGTACAAACAAGCTCAGGAAATCATCCATGAAGATGCTCCATGGGCACCGCTTGCGCACTCTACACCGCTTCTTGCAGGATCTGCAAAATTAAAAGGATTCTATCCGCATCCAACTGGCTCTGACTGGTTAGATGAAGCTTCATTCGAATAA
- a CDS encoding ABC transporter permease, whose protein sequence is MLQYTMRRILQLIPVLLGMTFIVFMMIRLIPGNPAQVILGQQATKEAVEALTRELGLNHPWYVQFFDYIKGIFQGDLGSSLRTRTPVTEEIWPYLAATLELSVVAMIIAIFVGVNAGIISAWFQNSWFDYLAMILALLGVSIPIFWLGLMEQWTFAINLHWLPTTGRENIRDPIEAITNLYLIDTLLQGRFDQFVEVIKHLILPGLALATIPMAIIARMTRSSMLEVMRSDFIRTARAKGMKMFWVVYKHSLKNAVIPVLTVIGLQMGLLLGGAILTETIFGWPGIGRYIYDAIGFRDYPVIQSGILIVAFIFVMINLIVDLVYAAVDPRIKYN, encoded by the coding sequence ATGCTTCAATATACAATGAGAAGAATACTGCAATTGATACCCGTTCTGCTTGGAATGACCTTCATCGTTTTCATGATGATCCGGTTGATTCCAGGAAACCCTGCACAGGTCATACTCGGCCAGCAGGCAACGAAGGAAGCTGTTGAAGCTTTGACGCGGGAATTGGGACTGAACCATCCATGGTATGTGCAATTTTTCGATTATATCAAAGGGATTTTCCAAGGAGACCTCGGTTCATCGCTCCGCACAAGAACACCAGTGACGGAAGAGATTTGGCCGTACCTGGCAGCCACTCTTGAATTATCTGTAGTTGCCATGATCATTGCGATCTTCGTTGGTGTCAATGCCGGCATCATAAGTGCATGGTTCCAGAACTCCTGGTTTGATTACTTGGCGATGATCCTTGCCCTTCTAGGCGTTTCCATCCCGATTTTCTGGCTTGGCTTGATGGAGCAATGGACGTTTGCCATCAACCTTCATTGGCTGCCGACAACCGGAAGGGAAAACATAAGGGATCCGATTGAGGCCATCACGAATCTGTATTTAATCGACACTTTGCTCCAAGGAAGATTCGACCAATTTGTTGAAGTCATCAAACACTTGATCCTTCCTGGACTGGCGCTTGCCACGATCCCAATGGCCATCATCGCAAGGATGACGCGCTCCAGCATGCTTGAAGTCATGCGCTCCGACTTCATCAGGACTGCAAGGGCAAAGGGAATGAAAATGTTCTGGGTTGTGTACAAGCATTCATTGAAAAATGCAGTCATCCCTGTTTTGACAGTCATCGGTCTTCAAATGGGACTTCTGCTTGGCGGGGCCATACTGACAGAAACGATCTTCGGCTGGCCGGGAATCGGGCGCTATATCTACGATGCCATCGGTTTCCGCGACTATCCAGTCATTCAGTCAGGCATCTTAATCGTTGCTTTTATTTTCGTAATGATCAACCTGATTGTGGATCTTGTGTATGCAGCTGTCGATCCTAGAATCAAGTACAACTAA
- the nikC gene encoding nickel transporter permease: protein MAELAPQQENIQAVKTEDVSSPWKEAWRGFKKNKPAVIGSFIVLFFIVIALLAPLLKPDGFNVQNLPDRLQGPSSEHWLGTDDFGRDIFTRVIYGARISLWVGFFSVVGSVVVGSLLGIVAGYYGKWIDTIISRFFDIMLAFPSILLAIAIVAVLGPSLRNALIAIAIINVPNFGRLIRSKVLSVKQEEYIMSAKAIGMGDARILFHHILPNSMAPIIVQGTLAIATAIIEAAALGFLGLGAEPPKPEWGKMLADSTQYMIQAPWTMIFPGLAIMLTVLGFNLMGDGLRDALDPRMKS, encoded by the coding sequence ATGGCAGAATTAGCTCCGCAGCAGGAGAACATCCAAGCCGTTAAAACAGAAGATGTTTCCTCGCCATGGAAGGAAGCCTGGAGAGGATTTAAGAAAAATAAACCTGCGGTAATCGGAAGTTTCATCGTTTTATTTTTCATTGTCATTGCATTATTGGCTCCGCTATTGAAGCCGGATGGGTTTAATGTTCAAAATCTGCCGGATCGCCTGCAAGGGCCATCATCCGAGCATTGGCTTGGAACGGATGACTTTGGGCGGGATATTTTCACACGTGTCATCTATGGAGCAAGGATTTCCCTTTGGGTAGGATTTTTCTCCGTTGTCGGCTCGGTTGTTGTAGGGAGTCTGCTTGGAATCGTAGCCGGATATTATGGAAAATGGATCGATACAATCATCTCAAGATTCTTTGATATCATGCTGGCATTCCCGAGCATCCTTTTGGCCATTGCGATCGTAGCCGTTCTTGGGCCGTCGCTTCGAAATGCGCTGATTGCGATTGCCATCATCAACGTCCCGAACTTTGGGCGTTTGATCCGTTCGAAAGTATTGAGTGTCAAACAGGAAGAATACATCATGTCTGCGAAGGCGATCGGGATGGGGGATGCACGCATCTTGTTCCACCATATCCTGCCGAACAGCATGGCGCCGATCATCGTGCAAGGAACTTTGGCCATTGCCACAGCCATCATTGAAGCTGCCGCACTTGGCTTCTTGGGACTTGGTGCAGAACCGCCAAAACCGGAATGGGGCAAAATGCTTGCCGATTCCACCCAATACATGATTCAGGCACCATGGACGATGATCTTCCCGGGACTCGCCATCATGCTTACCGTCCTCGGCTTCAACCTCATGGGTGACGGACTGCGCGATGCGTTAGATCCAAGAATGAAAAGCTGA
- a CDS encoding FUSC family protein produces MKLGARIFKTGIAIVLALFVAEVLHLPSPVFAGIAAIFAVQPTIYRSYLSIIEQVQANLIGAILAVLFVLLLGNHVIFVGLAAIIAITLILKLRIENTIGLSLVTMISIMEAPGEDFIQFAVIRFSTIMLGVLSSFIVNLIFLPPKYETKLFYRVSNVTEDMLKWIRLSTRHASENHLLKKDIEKIKERLTKIDQVYLLFKEERSYFKMNIVAKNRKLVVYRQMISTLRRAFEILKRLHRFENEISNLPEEIHQMIQGQLDCLMSYHEQLLLKFVGKVKSDIAFESVHNVCAQRNELMDVFIKRLKTYDFQEDYQPFHLMHLISSILDYNEHLEHLEKLIGSFQSFHVEENEVKIEENHEE; encoded by the coding sequence ATGAAGCTAGGTGCCCGCATTTTTAAAACGGGAATCGCTATCGTTTTAGCTTTATTTGTGGCTGAAGTTCTGCATCTGCCTTCACCGGTGTTTGCCGGGATTGCTGCAATTTTCGCAGTTCAGCCCACGATATATCGCTCTTACTTATCCATTATTGAACAAGTTCAGGCAAACTTGATCGGCGCCATTTTGGCTGTATTATTTGTATTATTATTAGGCAATCATGTTATTTTTGTCGGCCTGGCAGCGATCATAGCCATTACCCTCATATTAAAATTAAGAATAGAAAATACGATTGGCTTATCCCTTGTAACCATGATTTCCATCATGGAAGCACCCGGGGAGGATTTTATCCAATTTGCCGTCATCCGATTTTCAACGATCATGCTCGGGGTCTTGTCCTCTTTCATCGTGAACTTGATCTTCTTGCCGCCTAAATACGAAACCAAACTGTTTTATCGCGTTTCGAACGTCACGGAAGACATGCTGAAATGGATTCGACTGAGTACCCGGCATGCGTCGGAAAATCATTTACTGAAAAAAGATATCGAAAAAATAAAAGAACGGCTGACGAAAATTGATCAGGTCTACCTTTTATTCAAGGAAGAACGCAGCTACTTTAAAATGAACATCGTGGCAAAAAACCGCAAGCTTGTTGTCTACAGGCAAATGATTTCTACTTTGCGAAGAGCATTTGAAATCCTGAAGAGGCTCCATCGCTTTGAAAATGAAATTTCCAATCTCCCTGAGGAAATCCATCAGATGATTCAGGGACAGCTCGACTGCTTGATGAGCTATCATGAGCAGCTCCTGTTGAAGTTTGTCGGGAAAGTCAAATCTGATATCGCCTTTGAAAGTGTCCACAATGTGTGTGCGCAGCGAAATGAATTAATGGACGTCTTCATTAAACGATTGAAGACCTACGATTTTCAAGAAGACTATCAGCCTTTCCACTTGATGCACCTTATCTCATCCATTTTGGATTACAACGAGCATCTCGAGCATCTGGAGAAGCTAATTGGAAGCTTCCAATCGTTCCACGTGGAAGAAAACGAAGTAAAAATAGAAGAGAATCATGAAGAATAA